From the Micromonospora lupini genome, one window contains:
- a CDS encoding GtrA family protein, translated as MPVGLPRQLVRFAAVGVASTLAYLLLFVATRGVLGAQPANLLALLVTAVANTAANRRLTFGITGSRHAGRHHAQGLLAFALGLALTSGALAVLHAVTAAPARPVELAVLVAANLTATVLRFVLLRLGMHHRRG; from the coding sequence GTGCCGGTCGGGCTGCCCCGGCAGCTCGTCCGGTTCGCGGCCGTCGGGGTGGCCAGCACGCTGGCGTACCTGCTGCTGTTCGTGGCCACCCGGGGCGTGCTCGGCGCACAGCCGGCGAACCTGCTGGCCCTGCTGGTGACGGCGGTGGCGAACACGGCCGCGAACCGGCGGTTGACGTTCGGCATCACCGGCAGCCGGCACGCCGGTCGGCATCATGCGCAGGGGTTGCTGGCGTTCGCGCTCGGCCTGGCGCTGACGAGCGGGGCGCTGGCGGTCCTGCACGCCGTCACCGCCGCCCCCGCCCGGCCGGTGGAGCTGGCGGTGCTGGTGGCCGCGAACCTGACCGCGACGGTGCTGCGCTTCGTGCTGCTGCGCCTCGGCATGCACCACCGACGCGGCTGA
- a CDS encoding sensor histidine kinase, producing MAGRSLRTRLVLALVTLLALVSVAIGGLTTVALRHFLVGQVDSQLTMGDRPRADVPPWFRQGGDPGWPASRPGGVDPPPPEPPRGFPPGSLAVRLADGVTTATRSTESGSLADVPAADAARLAALPTDGRPRTVALDDGGDVRAVARRLPDGMVLAVAIPLSGVQDTVWALVAAQAGVAGLGLLLAGAAGALIVRATLRPLNRVAATATRVTELPLDRGEVALAVRVPAGDTDPRTEVGQVGAALNRMLGHVADALAARQASETRVRQFVADASHELRTPLAAIRGYAEVARRGRDEVPADVAHALRRVESESTRMTSLVDDLLLLARLDAGRPLAADPVDLSALVVDAVSDAHVAGPEHRWQLDLPEVVIRVPGDTARLHQVVANLLGNARVHTPPGTTVTTTLAVEADTAVLTVADDGPGVPAELRPEMFERFARGDSSRSRAHGSTGLGLAIVAAVVEAHHGTVAVDSRPGRTVFVVRLPNPTADA from the coding sequence CTGGCCGGCCGGTCGCTGCGGACCCGGCTGGTGCTCGCCCTGGTGACGCTGCTCGCCCTGGTCAGCGTCGCGATCGGCGGGCTCACCACTGTCGCCCTGCGGCACTTCCTCGTCGGCCAGGTCGACAGCCAGTTGACGATGGGCGACCGGCCGCGCGCCGACGTGCCGCCGTGGTTCCGCCAGGGCGGCGACCCCGGGTGGCCCGCCTCGCGACCGGGCGGCGTCGACCCGCCCCCGCCGGAGCCTCCGCGTGGCTTCCCGCCGGGCTCGCTCGCCGTACGCCTCGCCGACGGCGTCACCACGGCGACGAGGAGCACCGAGAGCGGCAGCCTCGCGGACGTCCCCGCCGCTGACGCCGCGCGGCTGGCCGCGCTGCCCACCGACGGCCGGCCGCGCACCGTCGCGCTCGACGACGGCGGTGACGTGCGGGCCGTGGCGCGGCGTCTCCCCGACGGGATGGTGCTGGCCGTGGCGATCCCGCTGTCGGGCGTGCAGGACACCGTCTGGGCGCTTGTCGCCGCGCAGGCCGGGGTGGCCGGCCTCGGGCTGCTCCTCGCCGGCGCGGCCGGCGCGCTCATCGTGCGCGCCACGCTGCGACCGCTGAACCGGGTGGCCGCCACCGCCACCCGGGTCACCGAGCTGCCGCTGGACCGCGGCGAGGTCGCGCTCGCCGTCCGGGTGCCGGCGGGCGACACCGACCCGCGCACCGAGGTCGGCCAGGTCGGCGCGGCGCTCAACCGCATGCTCGGCCACGTCGCGGACGCGCTGGCCGCACGGCAGGCAAGCGAGACACGGGTACGCCAGTTCGTCGCCGACGCCAGCCACGAGCTGCGCACCCCCCTCGCGGCGATCCGGGGGTACGCCGAGGTGGCCCGGCGCGGCCGCGACGAGGTCCCCGCCGACGTGGCACACGCGCTGCGCCGCGTCGAGTCGGAGAGCACCCGGATGACGAGCCTCGTCGACGACCTGCTGCTGCTGGCCCGGCTCGACGCCGGCCGGCCGCTCGCGGCGGACCCGGTCGACCTGTCCGCCCTCGTGGTGGACGCGGTGAGCGACGCCCACGTGGCCGGCCCCGAGCACCGCTGGCAGCTCGACCTGCCCGAGGTGGTCATCCGGGTCCCCGGCGACACCGCCCGCCTGCACCAGGTGGTGGCGAACCTCCTGGGCAACGCCCGCGTGCACACCCCGCCCGGCACGACCGTCACCACCACGCTCGCCGTCGAGGCGGACACCGCCGTGCTCACCGTCGCCGACGACGGGCCGGGGGTGCCGGCGGAGCTGCGACCCGAGATGTTCGAGCGGTTCGCCCGGGGCGACAGCTCCCGCTCCCGGGCACACGGCAGCACCGGCCTCGGCCTGGCGATCGTGGCGGCCGTGGTGGAGGCCCACCACGGCACTGTCGCCGTCGACAGCCGGCCGGGGCGGACCGTCTTCGTCGTCCGCCTGCCGAATCCCACAGCTGACGCATAG
- a CDS encoding class I SAM-dependent methyltransferase produces the protein MTTSPTGVRPEPASFRDPANRVFHVGDEVLRGLNAQAAEHWRTLAASPFFPTLVSAGKVCATEDAPPTLVPATAGTPWAAVLRHERIPFVSHPYEWSFGMLRDAALLHLEILRTALADGFTTKDGSAYNLQWRGAKPVFIDIGSFEPIRDGEPWAGYRQFCQTVLYPLLLTAHLGVDFQPWLRAQVDGIEADQLRPLFGGTRRLRPGVLTHLHLHGAMQQRNAAASTSDVKAQLRAAGYSRDLQAATVRGIEKLVRRLEHRPSGSHWSDYQRTCGYSARDRVAKEQFVVTAVAAAARPRLVLDLGANDGRYARLAAGHADYVVAVEQDPAVVDELYRALRSEGQQRILPLVVDLADPSPGGGWRGVERAGFAQRASADVVLALALVHHLAIGRNVPLPEVVDWLAGLTAPGGAVVVEFVHPDDPMATRLLANKPEGLFPDYRRDTFERIIEARGRITDRLELPSGTRTLYRAVMGG, from the coding sequence ATGACGACCTCACCCACCGGCGTACGCCCCGAACCCGCCTCCTTCCGCGACCCCGCCAACCGGGTGTTCCACGTCGGCGACGAGGTGCTGCGCGGGTTGAACGCCCAGGCCGCCGAGCACTGGCGGACCCTCGCGGCCAGCCCGTTCTTTCCCACGCTCGTCTCGGCCGGCAAGGTCTGCGCCACCGAGGACGCCCCGCCCACGTTGGTGCCCGCCACGGCCGGCACGCCGTGGGCGGCGGTGCTGCGCCACGAGCGCATCCCGTTCGTCTCCCATCCGTACGAGTGGTCCTTCGGCATGCTGCGCGACGCCGCGCTGCTGCACCTGGAGATCCTGCGTACCGCCCTCGCCGACGGCTTCACCACCAAGGACGGCTCCGCCTACAACCTGCAGTGGCGTGGCGCGAAGCCGGTCTTCATCGACATCGGCTCCTTCGAGCCGATCCGCGACGGCGAACCGTGGGCCGGCTACCGGCAGTTCTGCCAGACCGTGCTCTATCCGTTGCTGCTCACCGCCCACCTGGGCGTGGACTTCCAGCCCTGGCTGCGCGCCCAGGTCGACGGCATCGAGGCCGACCAGCTGCGCCCCCTCTTCGGCGGCACCCGGCGACTGCGTCCCGGCGTCCTGACCCACCTGCACCTGCACGGCGCGATGCAGCAGCGTAACGCCGCCGCCAGCACCAGCGACGTGAAGGCCCAACTGCGCGCCGCCGGCTACTCCCGGGACCTGCAGGCGGCCACCGTACGCGGCATCGAGAAGCTCGTCCGCCGGCTGGAGCACCGCCCGTCGGGCAGCCACTGGTCGGACTACCAGCGCACCTGCGGCTACTCGGCGCGCGACCGGGTCGCCAAGGAGCAGTTCGTGGTCACCGCGGTGGCCGCCGCCGCCCGTCCGCGCCTGGTGCTCGACCTGGGCGCCAACGACGGCAGGTACGCCCGACTGGCCGCCGGGCACGCCGACTACGTGGTCGCCGTCGAGCAGGACCCGGCAGTGGTCGACGAGCTGTACCGGGCGCTGCGCTCCGAGGGGCAGCAGCGGATCCTGCCGCTCGTCGTCGACCTGGCCGACCCGTCGCCCGGTGGCGGCTGGCGCGGCGTCGAGCGCGCCGGCTTCGCGCAGCGGGCGTCGGCGGACGTCGTGCTCGCCCTGGCCCTGGTGCACCACCTCGCGATCGGCCGCAACGTGCCACTGCCGGAGGTCGTCGACTGGCTGGCCGGGCTGACCGCGCCCGGCGGCGCCGTGGTGGTGGAGTTCGTGCACCCGGACGACCCGATGGCCACCCGACTGCTGGCCAACAAGCCCGAGGGCCTCTTCCCGGACTACCGGCGTGACACCTTCGAACGGATCATCGAGGCCCGGGGCCGCATCACCGACCGGCTGGAACTGCCCTCGGGCACCCGCACGCTCTACCGGGCGGTGATGGGTGGCTGA
- a CDS encoding response regulator transcription factor: MVIQGQTAPGRIELRRPDGEPVRVLVVDDEATLTDLLAMALRYEGWQVRSAGNGMAALSTARQFQPDAVVLDVMLPDLDGFQVLRRLREHAPTVPVLFLTARDAVEERIAGLTVGGDDYVTKPFSLEEVIARLRALLRRSGFAVAAQEEAVLTVGDLSLDEDSHEVRRAGQLVTLTATEFELLRYLMRNPRRVLSKAQILDRVWNYDFGGQANVVELYISYLRKKIDAGRPPMIHTLRGAGYVLKPAD, translated from the coding sequence ATGGTCATCCAGGGGCAGACCGCGCCGGGCCGGATCGAGTTGCGTCGCCCCGACGGCGAACCGGTCCGGGTGCTTGTGGTCGACGACGAGGCGACACTCACCGACCTGCTGGCGATGGCGCTGCGCTACGAGGGTTGGCAGGTGCGCAGCGCCGGCAACGGCATGGCGGCGCTGAGCACCGCGCGGCAGTTCCAGCCGGACGCCGTCGTGCTCGACGTCATGCTGCCCGACCTGGACGGCTTCCAGGTGCTGCGCCGGCTGCGCGAGCACGCCCCCACCGTGCCTGTGCTGTTCCTGACCGCCCGCGACGCCGTCGAGGAGCGCATCGCCGGGCTGACCGTGGGCGGCGACGACTACGTGACCAAGCCGTTCAGCCTGGAGGAGGTGATCGCCCGGCTGCGCGCCCTGCTGCGCCGCTCCGGCTTCGCGGTCGCCGCCCAGGAGGAGGCGGTGCTGACAGTCGGCGACCTCAGCCTCGACGAGGACAGCCACGAGGTTCGCCGCGCCGGCCAGCTCGTCACGCTGACCGCTACCGAGTTCGAGCTGCTGCGCTACCTGATGCGCAACCCGCGCCGGGTCCTCAGCAAGGCGCAGATCCTCGACCGGGTGTGGAACTACGACTTCGGCGGCCAGGCCAACGTGGTGGAGCTGTACATCTCGTACCTGCGCAAGAAGATCGACGCCGGCCGTCCGCCGATGATCCACACGCTGCGCGGCGCGGGCTATGTCCTCAAACCCGCCGACTGA
- a CDS encoding sulfatase-like hydrolase/transferase encodes MAEPPVTCRWERGWRGEVGRLLEVVALVGLVVTQPLLDVLGRSPDFFLFHRADRGQILLLLALVALAPTVPVALLGALSRLAGRTARALTHTALVGLLLAALAVQVGRHTTPLRGVPLLVLAGLAGLGGAAAHRRWRSPGRALRLAAAGPVAFVALFLFVSPTSAVVLPRGDGGAVGTAQGTAVHPPVVMLILDELPLVSLLGGDGQIDAARFPHFAELAGGSTWYRNATGVSGWTPNALPAMLTGRYPARSVAPHYSQYPDNLFTAFGGLYDIQAQESITRLCPPSRCEQPVAPERGLGVLVRQTGKLLGQVAGPTNTRVDPEDSYREQTRVEAGLDAAEPVPADPKFRWDSLDDNQPARFTSFLAGLKPQPRPTLHFLHLLMPHSPWAYLPSGARYDAPEDLPNDGAGWVELARQRHLAQLGYTDRLIGETLRTLRASGLYDQALVVVTADHGVSFHPGAQGRGMDAITAAAGEVAWVPMFVKEPGQQTGRVDDRNWEHVDLLPTVADSAGIRLPWHVDGRSARQAPRTDATKHFYDTPGQAVTFPGGVPTPPPLPTPHPLVGTEVRAGPTGGSAQVADLAAFRSTDPDTGTLPALVWGDVPDAVPDGTLLAVAVNGRIGAVVPVVPSDPGGRRFAALLTDDRLFRAGTNQLDVYQVAADGTLRRLTLS; translated from the coding sequence GTGGCTGAACCGCCCGTCACCTGTCGTTGGGAGCGGGGCTGGCGCGGCGAGGTGGGCCGGCTGCTGGAGGTCGTGGCGCTTGTCGGGCTTGTCGTCACCCAGCCGCTGCTGGACGTGCTCGGCCGCAGCCCCGACTTCTTCCTCTTCCACCGCGCCGACCGCGGGCAGATCCTGCTGCTGCTCGCCCTGGTGGCCCTCGCGCCGACCGTGCCCGTGGCGCTGCTCGGCGCGCTCAGTCGACTTGCCGGCCGCACCGCCCGCGCGCTCACCCACACGGCGCTTGTCGGGCTGCTGCTCGCCGCCCTCGCCGTGCAGGTGGGCCGGCACACGACGCCGCTTCGGGGCGTACCCCTGCTGGTGCTTGCCGGTCTGGCCGGGCTGGGCGGCGCGGCCGCGCACCGGCGGTGGCGGTCGCCGGGCCGGGCGCTGCGACTGGCCGCCGCCGGCCCGGTGGCCTTCGTGGCGCTGTTCCTGTTCGTGTCGCCCACCTCGGCGGTCGTGCTGCCACGCGGCGACGGCGGAGCGGTCGGCACCGCGCAGGGCACGGCCGTGCACCCGCCGGTGGTCATGCTGATCCTCGACGAGCTGCCGCTTGTCAGCCTGCTCGGCGGCGACGGCCAGATCGACGCGGCCCGGTTCCCGCACTTCGCCGAGCTGGCCGGCGGCTCGACCTGGTACCGCAACGCCACAGGGGTCAGCGGCTGGACGCCCAACGCGCTGCCGGCGATGCTCACCGGCCGCTACCCGGCGCGGTCGGTCGCGCCGCACTACTCGCAGTACCCGGACAACCTGTTCACGGCCTTCGGCGGCCTCTACGACATCCAGGCCCAGGAGAGCATCACCCGGCTCTGCCCACCCAGCCGGTGCGAGCAGCCGGTCGCGCCGGAGCGGGGCCTCGGCGTGCTGGTCCGGCAGACCGGCAAGCTGCTCGGGCAGGTCGCCGGGCCGACGAACACCCGCGTCGACCCGGAGGACTCCTACCGGGAGCAGACCCGCGTCGAGGCCGGCCTGGACGCCGCCGAGCCGGTCCCGGCCGACCCGAAGTTCCGCTGGGACAGCCTCGACGACAACCAGCCGGCCCGGTTCACCAGCTTCCTGGCCGGGCTGAAGCCGCAACCCCGACCCACCCTGCACTTCCTGCACCTGCTGATGCCGCACTCCCCGTGGGCGTACCTGCCGTCCGGCGCCCGCTACGACGCCCCCGAGGACCTGCCCAACGACGGCGCCGGCTGGGTCGAGCTGGCCCGCCAGCGGCACCTCGCCCAACTCGGCTACACCGACCGGCTGATCGGCGAGACCCTGCGGACGCTGCGGGCCAGCGGCCTCTACGACCAGGCCCTCGTCGTCGTCACCGCCGACCACGGGGTGAGCTTCCACCCGGGCGCGCAGGGCCGGGGCATGGACGCCATCACGGCAGCCGCCGGCGAGGTCGCCTGGGTGCCGATGTTCGTCAAGGAGCCGGGGCAACAGACCGGCCGGGTGGACGACCGCAACTGGGAACACGTCGACCTGCTGCCCACCGTCGCCGACTCCGCGGGCATCCGCCTGCCCTGGCACGTCGACGGCCGCTCCGCCCGGCAGGCCCCCCGCACCGACGCCACGAAACACTTCTACGACACCCCCGGGCAGGCGGTGACCTTCCCCGGCGGCGTGCCCACCCCGCCGCCACTGCCGACACCGCACCCGCTGGTGGGCACCGAGGTCCGCGCCGGCCCGACCGGGGGCAGCGCCCAGGTCGCCGACCTGGCCGCCTTCCGGTCGACCGACCCGGACACCGGCACCCTCCCGGCGCTGGTCTGGGGTGACGTGCCGGACGCCGTACCGGACGGCACGCTGCTCGCCGTCGCCGTCAACGGTCGGATCGGCGCGGTGGTCCCGGTGGTGCCGAGCGATCCGGGCGGGCGCCGCTTCGCCGCGCTGCTCACCGACGACCGGCTGTTCCGCGCCGGGACGAACCAGCTCGACGTCTACCAGGTCGCGGCGGACGGTACGCTACGACGCCTCACGTTGTCCTGA
- a CDS encoding citrate synthase: MTEVKLDHPGGQLSMPVHSAVEGPAGIGVSKLLKETGMTTYDPGFVNTAAASSAITYIDGDAGILRYRGYPIEQLAEKSSFLEVSYLLIYGELPTEQQLTEFTEWIRRHSLLHEEMRRFFEGFPRDAHPMAVLSSAVSALSTFYQDSLDPFDSEHVEISTVRLMAKVPTIASYAYKKSIGQPLLYPDNSLGYVDNLLRMTFGVPAEPYEVDPVMSKVLDMLFVLHADHEQNCSTSTVRLVGSSNANLFASVSAGVNALFGPLHGGANQAVLEMLQKIHAGDGDVRSFVRKVKDKEDGVKLMGFGHRVYKNYDPRAAIVKKAAQDVLGRMAKPDPLLDIAMELEEIALADDFFVSRRLYPNVDFYTGLIYKAMGFPTKMFTVLFALGRLPGWIAQWREMISDPETKIGRPRQVYVGAPERDYVPFAER, from the coding sequence ATGACGGAAGTCAAGCTCGATCACCCCGGTGGGCAGCTGTCGATGCCGGTCCATTCCGCGGTCGAGGGCCCCGCTGGCATCGGGGTGAGCAAGCTGCTGAAGGAAACCGGGATGACGACGTACGACCCCGGTTTCGTCAACACCGCGGCTGCCTCATCCGCGATCACCTACATCGACGGCGACGCGGGGATCCTGCGTTACCGGGGATACCCGATCGAGCAGCTGGCCGAGAAGTCCTCCTTCCTGGAGGTCTCCTACCTGCTCATCTACGGTGAGCTGCCCACCGAGCAGCAGCTGACCGAGTTCACCGAGTGGATCCGGCGGCACTCGCTGCTGCACGAGGAGATGCGCCGCTTCTTCGAGGGCTTCCCCCGGGACGCCCACCCGATGGCGGTGCTGTCGTCTGCGGTGAGCGCCCTGTCGACCTTCTACCAGGACAGCCTGGACCCGTTCGACTCCGAGCACGTGGAGATCTCCACGGTCCGGCTCATGGCGAAGGTCCCCACCATCGCCTCGTACGCGTACAAGAAGTCCATCGGGCAGCCGCTGCTCTACCCGGACAACTCCCTCGGGTACGTGGACAACCTGCTGCGCATGACGTTCGGTGTGCCGGCGGAGCCGTACGAGGTCGACCCGGTGATGTCGAAGGTGCTGGACATGCTCTTCGTCCTGCACGCCGACCACGAGCAGAACTGCTCCACGTCGACCGTCCGGCTCGTCGGCTCCAGCAACGCCAACCTGTTCGCCTCGGTCTCCGCAGGCGTGAACGCCCTGTTCGGCCCGCTGCACGGCGGCGCCAACCAGGCGGTGCTGGAGATGCTCCAGAAGATCCACGCCGGCGACGGCGACGTCCGCTCCTTCGTCCGCAAGGTCAAGGACAAGGAGGACGGCGTCAAGCTGATGGGCTTCGGCCACCGGGTCTACAAGAACTACGACCCGCGGGCGGCGATCGTCAAGAAGGCCGCGCAGGACGTGCTGGGCCGCATGGCCAAGCCGGACCCGCTGCTGGACATCGCCATGGAGCTGGAGGAGATCGCGCTCGCCGACGACTTCTTCGTCTCCCGCCGGCTCTACCCGAACGTGGACTTCTACACCGGCCTGATCTACAAGGCCATGGGCTTCCCCACGAAGATGTTCACGGTGCTGTTCGCGCTCGGCCGGCTGCCCGGCTGGATCGCCCAGTGGCGCGAGATGATCAGCGACCCGGAGACCAAGATCGGCCGTCCGCGGCAGGTCTACGTCGGTGCCCCCGAGCGGGACTACGTCCCCTTCGCCGAGCGCTGA
- a CDS encoding glycosyltransferase family 39 protein codes for MDTTDTLPTTPTPEPPAPPGTTTRQAEHSPPQARPPAWTRPAVVALLLGTGLLYLWDLGASGWANSFYAAAVQAGSVSGKAFFYGSSDAANSITVDKTPASLWLMALSVRVFGLNSWAMLVPQALCGVASVGVLYASVKRWYGPVAGLIAGAVLAVTPVATLMFRFNNPDALLVLLLVAGAYATVRALETASTRWIVLAGTLVGLGFLTKMLQAFLLVPVFAGVYLLAAPTGLWRRVRQLLLAGVAVVVSAGWWVAVVELVPAGARPYIGGSQGNSILELTLGYNGLGRITGDEVGSVGGGGRMGGGGGGGPFSGQTGLSRMFDGEVGGQISWLLPAALILLVAGLLVAGRAPRTDRTRAGLLLWGGWLLVTGLIFSFMSGIFHAYYTVALAPAVGALVGIGGTLLWRQRHLVPVAAASLPANAASPPAGAVPPDTASPPAGAVPPDTASLPAGADAVDGAVVESTPGRSDKPVVASRWRRWRPLAATVTLAATLAVTVWWAWVLLGRSPDWYPWLRTAVLVAGLLGAALLLLAARLPRWLAPVALGVGAAAALAGPAAYAAQTAATPHTGSIPSAGPAVAGGFGRGGFPGGRPPGGMAFPGGGQFPGGGGQFPGGGQFRGGGQFPSGGQNGGQVQGGTGDGRNGGQVPGGQTPGGQVPGFPGGGQNSGQAPGFPGGGQFPGFPGRGQGREAGGGMGGLLDAREPSAALRELLERDADRYTWVAATIGSNNASGYQLATGDPVMPIGGFNGSDPSPTLAQFKRYVADAKIHYFVGGGGFRANGGSSASQEISAWVTETFPAQTVDGVTVYDLSTGADAS; via the coding sequence ATGGACACCACAGACACCCTGCCGACGACGCCCACACCCGAACCGCCGGCACCACCCGGGACCACCACGCGCCAGGCGGAACACTCGCCGCCGCAGGCCCGTCCACCGGCCTGGACCCGTCCCGCAGTGGTGGCGCTGCTCCTGGGCACCGGCCTGCTCTACCTCTGGGACCTGGGGGCCTCCGGCTGGGCCAACTCGTTCTACGCGGCCGCCGTGCAGGCCGGCTCGGTGAGCGGAAAGGCGTTCTTCTACGGCTCGTCGGACGCGGCCAACTCGATCACCGTCGACAAGACGCCCGCCTCGCTGTGGCTGATGGCCCTGTCGGTACGCGTCTTCGGGCTGAACAGCTGGGCGATGCTCGTCCCGCAGGCGCTCTGCGGGGTCGCGTCCGTCGGCGTGCTCTACGCGAGCGTCAAACGCTGGTACGGCCCGGTGGCCGGCCTGATCGCGGGCGCCGTCCTCGCCGTCACCCCGGTCGCGACGCTCATGTTCCGCTTCAACAACCCCGACGCGCTGCTCGTGCTGCTGCTGGTCGCCGGCGCGTACGCCACAGTGCGCGCGCTGGAGACGGCCAGCACCCGGTGGATCGTGCTGGCCGGCACGCTCGTCGGCCTCGGGTTCCTGACCAAGATGCTCCAGGCGTTCCTGCTGGTGCCGGTGTTCGCGGGCGTCTACCTGCTGGCCGCGCCCACCGGGCTGTGGCGGCGGGTGCGGCAACTGCTGCTGGCCGGCGTGGCGGTGGTGGTGTCCGCCGGCTGGTGGGTGGCAGTCGTCGAACTCGTCCCGGCCGGCGCCCGGCCGTACATCGGCGGGTCGCAGGGCAACAGCATCCTGGAACTGACCCTCGGCTACAACGGCCTCGGCCGGATCACCGGCGACGAGGTGGGCAGCGTCGGCGGCGGCGGGCGGATGGGCGGCGGCGGTGGTGGTGGCCCGTTCTCCGGGCAGACCGGGCTGTCGCGGATGTTCGACGGCGAGGTCGGCGGTCAGATCTCCTGGCTACTGCCGGCCGCGCTGATCCTGCTGGTCGCGGGTCTGCTGGTGGCCGGACGCGCCCCGCGTACCGACCGCACCCGGGCCGGCCTGCTGCTGTGGGGCGGCTGGCTGCTGGTCACCGGGCTGATCTTCAGCTTCATGTCCGGGATCTTCCACGCGTACTACACAGTGGCGCTCGCGCCGGCCGTGGGGGCGCTTGTCGGCATCGGCGGCACGCTGCTCTGGCGACAGCGCCACCTCGTCCCCGTGGCCGCGGCGTCGCTGCCGGCGAACGCGGCGTCGCCGCCGGCGGGTGCCGTTCCGCCGGACACGGCGTCGCCGCCGGCGGGTGCCGTTCCGCCGGACACGGCGTCGCTGCCGGCGGGTGCTGACGCTGTCGACGGGGCAGTGGTGGAATCGACGCCCGGCCGGTCCGACAAACCGGTCGTGGCGTCCCGGTGGCGGCGGTGGCGTCCGCTGGCCGCCACCGTGACGCTCGCCGCCACCCTCGCGGTCACCGTCTGGTGGGCGTGGGTGCTGCTCGGGCGCAGCCCCGACTGGTACCCGTGGCTGCGTACCGCCGTGCTTGTCGCCGGCCTGCTCGGCGCGGCCCTGCTCCTGCTGGCCGCCCGACTGCCCCGCTGGCTGGCGCCTGTGGCGCTTGGCGTCGGCGCGGCGGCGGCCCTCGCCGGGCCTGCGGCGTACGCCGCGCAGACCGCCGCGACCCCACACACCGGCTCGATCCCGAGCGCCGGCCCGGCAGTGGCGGGCGGTTTCGGCCGCGGTGGCTTCCCGGGCGGCCGCCCACCCGGCGGCATGGCATTCCCCGGCGGGGGCCAGTTCCCGGGCGGTGGCGGTCAGTTCCCGGGCGGTGGCCAGTTCCGCGGCGGGGGCCAGTTCCCCAGCGGGGGCCAGAATGGCGGTCAGGTGCAGGGCGGCACCGGCGACGGCCGCAACGGCGGTCAGGTTCCCGGCGGTCAGACCCCAGGCGGTCAGGTCCCCGGCTTCCCCGGTGGCGGCCAGAACAGCGGCCAGGCACCCGGCTTCCCCGGTGGCGGGCAGTTCCCCGGCTTTCCCGGTCGCGGGCAGGGCCGCGAGGCCGGCGGCGGCATGGGCGGGCTGCTCGACGCCCGGGAGCCCAGCGCGGCGCTGCGCGAGCTGCTGGAGCGCGACGCCGACCGCTACACCTGGGTCGCGGCCACCATCGGCTCGAACAACGCCTCCGGCTACCAGTTGGCCACCGGCGACCCGGTGATGCCGATCGGCGGGTTCAACGGCAGCGACCCGTCGCCGACGCTCGCGCAGTTCAAGCGCTACGTCGCCGACGCGAAGATCCACTACTTCGTGGGCGGTGGTGGCTTCCGCGCCAACGGCGGCAGCTCCGCATCGCAGGAGATCTCCGCCTGGGTCACGGAGACCTTTCCGGCGCAGACGGTGGACGGGGTCACCGTCTACGACCTGAGCACCGGCGCGGACGCGTCGTGA
- a CDS encoding arginase family protein: MRWTVVDAPLDSSGAGRGEERAPAALRRAGLLDALGADDDGQVDEALLRDPARDPASGVIGAAGLVRAGAAITNRVAALIAVGRRPLVLGGDCAILPGICRGLPRTTDLWFVDAHPDFLDGATSPTGEAADMDLSVVTGHGPAAAIGVDEALLDPGRVHLLGHRPSSDDDGRVEVARIDPAIHQVPAAELLRRGAGAVGAGLAADGDGPAWLHLDLDAVDPRDLPAVTYPEPDGLRWPDLSALVTPLVRADRLLGMSVTDLNADEDPDGRHARRVVEVLADVLAG, encoded by the coding sequence GTGCGGTGGACAGTCGTGGACGCGCCACTGGACTCCTCCGGCGCCGGCCGCGGCGAGGAGCGGGCCCCGGCTGCCCTGCGCCGCGCCGGCCTGCTCGACGCGCTCGGCGCGGACGACGACGGGCAGGTGGACGAGGCGCTGTTGCGCGACCCGGCCCGCGACCCGGCGAGCGGGGTGATCGGCGCGGCCGGGCTGGTCCGGGCCGGCGCGGCAATCACCAACCGGGTCGCGGCGCTGATCGCCGTCGGCCGTCGGCCGCTCGTGCTGGGCGGGGACTGCGCGATCCTGCCCGGCATCTGCCGGGGCCTGCCGCGCACGACCGACCTGTGGTTCGTCGACGCCCATCCCGACTTCCTCGACGGCGCGACCTCGCCGACCGGTGAGGCCGCCGACATGGACCTCTCGGTGGTCACCGGGCACGGCCCGGCCGCCGCGATCGGCGTCGACGAGGCCCTGCTCGACCCCGGCCGGGTCCACCTGCTCGGGCACCGCCCGTCGTCCGACGACGACGGTCGGGTCGAGGTGGCCCGGATCGACCCGGCGATCCACCAGGTGCCCGCCGCCGAGCTGCTACGCCGGGGCGCGGGTGCGGTCGGGGCGGGCCTGGCTGCCGACGGCGACGGGCCGGCCTGGCTGCACCTCGACCTGGACGCGGTGGATCCGCGCGACCTGCCGGCGGTGACCTACCCCGAGCCGGACGGGCTGCGCTGGCCCGACCTGAGCGCGCTGGTCACCCCTCTGGTGCGCGCCGACCGGCTGCTCGGCATGAGCGTGACCGACCTCAACGCCGACGAGGACCCCGACGGGCGCCACGCGCGGCGCGTCGTCGAGGTCCTCGCGGACGTACTGGCCGGCTGA